acTACTACTGTATGAGAGTTGCTGAGAgagtaggtcttttttttttttttttttctgagagtagGTCTTAAATGTtcttgtaactatgtgtggtgatggatattaactagtCTCAAAACGTGGTGGTCGTTTCACAGTAGATACAAATACCAGAATCATGCTATATACTCGAAACTAATATAAAaagttacatgtcaattatatcacacacacacaaactttctAAGGACATTCTAGCTCTGATACTTGGGGATACTAATAGTTGACTTAGAAGGCAAAGTGTTCTATCACCTAACCCCCTCAGCCAGGATCTCTTTAGCTGGAGGAGCACTGACAGTGCTTGCAGAGCCACTGCTGCTAACTGAGGTCCTACTTGATGATGAGAGGGGACCTTCCTTTCCCTGAGACGGTGAACTAACATTGATCCCTCCGACTTTAATCTTGCCCAATACAGTCATTAAGCCTGGTGTGGGTATTGAGGATCACCACCCGGCTCCCTTGTCCTTTGTTGGCGAGCAAGAGGCAGCATGGTATCCTGGAATGTACAGCACTATGGCATCCAGCTAGACCTGGctctgaatcccagctctgccaacttactagctttgtgaccttcaGCAAATTACTTAACTCTTCTGAGCCTAGTTTCCCCAGTTTTCTGTGTGATGGGCCTAATTGTTCCTGTCACACAGAAtatagttgtgaaatgaggtaaTGTATGAAAAGCCATTGATGCCACCCCAAACGCAGGCTGGGCAAGGCGCTCTTTGAGAAGGGCATTCAGATGGGCAGCATGGTCACTGCACCTACCTTCATTCTTTCTATAAGGCTGGGAGCTCATCGAAGGCAGAAACATTAACCTTTGTTCAGAATGCTGGGCACAGAGTGGGGTCAgcaaatgtttaatgaatgagTGGACGGATgtggagtggagtggagtggagaCAGCTGCCCCTGGCCCCTCCATGATACACACAGAGCAGAATGACTGGGGCCCTGGGGGTAAGAGGCAGTCACTGCTCAGTGTACTGCTTCCCCATTGGGTTTGGAGGGCACAGAGGGGACAGCTCAGTATGACCTGAGGACACCGAGGTGTGTGTTATCTCCTATACCTCATGTCCACCTGGAGTAGGACCAGCTCATTATAGCTCTGCTGCTAACACACTGCCCTGTTTGGCCTCAGTTGATCCTAATGACCACTGATGGCCCTTCCAGCACTTAAGACCAGTGACCTCATTCATCTGGACCTTTAGGGGAGGCTGCTGGAAAGCATTAGGGACCATGACTTTCACTGCCTTAAACACCCTAAAATGcaaattcccttttctttcagATGCATTTCATCTTCTCCAACGAGGTGGTGCTCCTGTTTGATTTCTGGAGTGTCCACAGTCCTGCAGGTAAAAATTGGAAAGCCTAATAAGCTTGTAGCTCGGAAAACTTTGTTGCTCTAGGCAGTGGACAGCCTGGGTTCTCTTTGGTGTTACACTCTGTGAACATTTAAGTGAGCCTGACTCCTCTCACATAAACATTGAGCAGGAACTTCACATTTATAATTCCATTTGCAAGCACTGCTCTTTAGATCACAAGAGGCTCCATGAACTCACTGATTGTCACAAGGGCCCAGAGACAGGCCGAGGATACAACTTTTGCCTCTGTGACTAAAGAAGGAACAGAAACCCAAAGAGGGGAAGagacttgtccagggtcacagagcCAGTAGCATCAGAGCCAGAACTAGATGGAGGCCTCTTGCTGCCTCCTAGTAACACCCCAACACCTACCTCCTACCATGCCTAGCATCCACTCAGAAGCCCATAACAGCTGTTGCAGGCTGGACCTCAAATGAGACACCAATTTGCAAGAGAATGATATTGGTGTGACTTGAAAAGGCAGAGCTGAAAGTTCCGTTTCAGGTTAAAAAACTGTATCTTAATAGTAGGTGGAAAGCGGCCCAAGTGCCCAGCCCCACAGGTGCTGATCAACTAAATCACGGTCATCCCTACAGTGGTCACCCCCGCCCCCCTAATCCCAGTCATTGTAGTATTCCTCCTGGAAGTCCTGAGTTGACTGGGCTCAGCTAAGCCGTCCCCACTCACAGCCTCTCCGGCGGGTGTAGTCAGACAGTGGCTGCAGCTGGAGTCCTCCTGAAGGCTGCCTCAGGCTCGTGTCTCCTGGCCGCTGCTGGTCATCAGCGAGGACCTCCGGCAGGGGTTGCTGGTTGAACACCCACATGTGGTGTCTCCTGCGGTCTGGGCTTCCTCGTGGCAGGGCAGCTGGGTTCTGGGGCATGAGTGTGTCCAGAGAACAAGGTTAGAAGCGCCTGGGATTTTTAAGACCTAGCTTTGGAAGTCACAGAGCCTTATTTCCACCTTTACTGGGTGAGAAAGTCACAAAGGTCTTCTCAGCCTAAAGAGGGGGGCATGGCCCCCACCACTTGATGGCAGGGGTGTTTGACATAAGAGCATGTGGGGTGGAATAGGGTGAggtggccatctttggaaaacaGAGTGTATCTGATACTTCGAAACCACAGAAATAAGGTAGGTCTGTATGAACTGAGGGGACAGTGTACTTGGATGATGTCAGATGCAGAAGAATATGCACAGGGAGATACCTACAGCAGGTGTCCCCGGAGAGCTATATAGGAAAATGCTCTGGGGAGAGGACTGGGATTTTAGGCACTGGGCTGGGAAGACTTACCTTTCACTCTATACCCTGTTGTACTGGTTGAATTCATGCCATGTGCACGTAATTACatgtaattttatgttttaaaatataacctGCATCTTTTGTAGCTGATTTCCTCCTGGGAGCCCAATAAAATAACTATAGCTGGACCATTTAGTATCCCTCCCTGTCTTATAAAACAGAAGTAGCAATTAGCAGCTAATTTTACAGCAGCTCTCATAAGCACTTCATGTTTTCTGTCAAATaatttagtgggttttttttccccactattaTAAAAGCCATACAGTAGAAGCTTAGGAAAATTAggtgagaagaaaataaaaatctcatattCTAGTTTGCACAGATAATTATGACTCTTGttgtctctccttccttccagacTTTTCTGTGTACATCCTCATACACAGGAGCTTGCATACATGCTCTTAACAAGTCAGGACAGACTTGTGCTGCctgttggggggcgggggaggtggcGGAGGGGGGAGCTGAGGGCAGTGTGTGTGACCTCTTCACCCTTGGCCGCTGGCTTTACAGATGGCTTCTTTTCCTGATCTCAAAGACATACCCAAAAGGCCATCCTGACCAAGAAAGAGCTGGAGGGGGAAAGAGAGTCAAGTTCTGAGCCCAAGCAGGGTGGGGAAGAAGATGCGAGAGAGGGAGGTGGAATGGATTGAGAGGGACTGGGTGGAGGTGCTCTTCTCCACCTATCCCAGGTCCCAGGGGAAGCTGCCAGAAGGGGATCAGTGCTTGCCTGTCCAGGTCTCTGCAACTCCGCTTCGTTTGACAGGCATGGCCCTTTCAGTGCTGGTGGTCCTGTTCCTGGCTGTGTTGTATGAAAGCATCAAGGTTGGGAAAGCCAAGCTGCTCTACTGGGCTGTAGTGAGCATGTCCATCCCCGCCAGCCAGCTCACTGAGGAGACAGACCAGGATTCTTCAGGCTCAGACTCGCCCCCGGTCAGCACAACCCGCCTCAGGTAACAGGCAGAGTGTGTGGGGAATGGCAGCGTACTCACATTCACCCTGAGAGACAGGCTGGGCCCGGAGGGCATTAGCCCCACTTCATGGAaagcaaactgaggcccaggactTGCCAAAGTGCTTACAGTGGATAAGTTGTGAGGTGAACCAGAGCAGGGGTCCCCTGATGCCTAGGCCAGAGCTCCACGAACAGCCCACTGGGGAGGCTCAGATCCCCAGAACTCTCCTGCAGGCCTCAGTCTGGCAACAAGAGTGTCCACGCAGTGCCTCCTTCAAATCTCAGCAGCCTTTCTTAGGTCACCAGGGCTTCCAAAGCCAAGACGGAATCTGCAGCTGTCCCTACACAAATAGTAGGAATTGCTGTCAGCAGTGGAGCAGGCTTGGTGGGGGAGCCCGAGCCTCTTTCCCACCCTGGTCTGGTAAGGCAGCCACATAGGGTCTGCTTCGGCCCTCTCTAGCTGTGCTTCATGAGCTGGCCTGTCCTTACACGCGTGTCTCTGCCGTTCACGCCCACCCCTCGAGGGAGGTATTCTTATTCTTGTTTTACTGATAAGGAAATTtcagttcagagaggttaagatgTTTGTGCTAAGCCACAagatagtaagtggcagagctaggagtTGATCTTTCCATTGTAATACTGCCTTCCACAgtagatgcagaaagaaaaaaaaatacctgcctTACTGATGATTTTGTATTAGTCTTTAGCAGACATGACAATACAtgcctcattttccctttctgccttgtatgccaggaagctcagagctgAATGTAGTAGAGACGTGATTATCCAAGGCTccttgtgccaggccctgttcccTATCAGTGGTTTCTCATACAGCTCTTTAGAAATAAATCTCTTCTGAGTTAAGCATACACATTATAAATAAGCTGGGCCTGTTAACTCAGCTGCTTTTTCTAGTTCCTGACACCAGCTCCTAGCTTCCAGCTCATTACCGACACTAACTTGGCTCTACTTTTCATTTAGGTGGCTTTTCTGTCACTTTGGCCAGTCTGTAATCCATGTCCTTCAGGTGGTCATAGGCTACTTCATGATGCTGGCTGTCATGTCCTACAACACCTGGATTTTCTTCGGCGTGATCCTCGGCTCTGCTGTGGGCTACTACCTAGCCTACCCGCTTCTCAGCATGGTTTAGCTGGTGAGGGCTATGCAGGGACCAGGGGGCTGCATAGAGAGCTCTTCCAGCAGACATTGAGCCTCCAGCCACATGTCTATTTCTTATGATAGCTGTTCCTCACCTTGCTTCCAGCTCCAGAGACTTTCTGCTGAAGCCAGCATGTGCTGTCTGGAGTTCGGAGTCCACTGCAGCTACGTCTGTCCTCAGCCAGCCTGCACAGGGCCTGGACGTGGGCATTTTGTGCCTTAATAAGGCTGCTGTGACCTGAGGGAGAATGGAGACCAGAACCTGGGGACAGGGTTGCTGAGCCCATGATGAATTATCTCTGTTGactcaaaattaagaatttccaAAGATCTTCAAGACAGGGAGATGGGCTCTGGGTGACAGAGGGGGCATGGAAGCTGCATACCTTCTGCCCTTGTGATTCATGCCTTAGAGGAGCATCTTCCATTGGACTTCCTGACCTCTTCTGTCTTTGAGGGATGGAGACCAAGCCGGCTCCTTTTTTCTCACCTTTTTGCCTTTGGGACACATAAAGATGGTCTCTTCTGTGGATCATGGTgacagatttttcatttttcccactgAACCTCTGGCTCACAATTTTGCACATGAATACAGAATTTTTAGCAAAATGATTTCGTCTGATTCCTGATAGATAGCAGCGTCTGCTGGAAACTGATTCTCTTTCTTCCGGGTCCGACAGCAGAGTCAAGGCCAAGAAGCAGGACTGTTACCAAGGCTCCTGACCTATCCTCTGGACAGTGAGCTTCTCCCATCAGACAGCATTGTGTGTGGGATGAAGGCGGTCTAATGGCTTGAGGTGTCTGGGGCACTTTTCAGGCCCCCCGTGCTCCCTTTTATCCTGTTCCTTCTTTTATGCAGAACAGAGAACTGCACTGAATTCAGTactcctgttctctctttcttacttACTGCTCACCCATCTCATCTGGTGGGGAAACAGGATTCATTCTCTTGAAATGCTGGGCGAGCCACATGGAGTATGGACTGAGGACGAAGTATGCAGGCAAACCAAAGCGTTACATGTAGAGTTAGACGGGACTCTCCAGATAGTTCACttgacagaaaaagaaaccagagaccCAGGGAGGGAACATCACTGCTGGATACTGTAATGTCTGTGCTCAAGTACCTCACAGGCTAGATGAAAGACCGTCTTAAGCTTGGGGAATTacaaaggaaatagaagttttaataaatgttatttttaaacaacCTGTGGCCATTCTTGTGTTTCTGCTCAAACAGCAAGCACACGCCACCCTTGTAGCAACTGCAGGAGCTGGGTAGGGCAAATGCAGCTAGTTGGCTGTAGGGCTGTCCAAGGACTGAATCTGTCCATCTGCTATGAAGGCAACTTTGTGCTCAGGGAAGCCAGTCCTGAAATGCTGCCCTCAGGCAGACAGCCCACAACCTCCCCTCACCGAGACCTCCTCATGTTCACACACTGAGTCCTGCTGGGGTGCTGCCTTGCTGTGAGAAAGACAACTAACTGCTACATAGCCTGCAAAGCACCTTCTTTCCCTGAGGGCAGAAGCAAAAATACATCAAAACTACTTTTTAATTTGCAGTGAGAACTGTAACAAAGTATGGGACACGTTGAGTATTGATCAGTGCAATCTCCCCACCTCGGCAGCAAATCGGAAGGCCGCTCCATGTCACAACAGGGCAGGGAGTAAAGTTTCCAAGGTCCAGTGTGGTCTTGCTGATGAAGCCTCACGTACCCAGTTATACATCCTGACCAGCTAAGGCTCCCTCCCCTGGGGCATTGCTAAAATGAGcacttccgggatccctgggtggcacagcagtttagcgcctgcctttggcccagggcgtggtcctggagacccgggatcgaatcccacataggctccgggtgcatggagcctgcttctccttctgcctgtgtctctacctctctctctctttctctctctctgtacgactatcataaataaaaaaaaaaaaaaaaaagaatttgtttaaaaataaataaatcaataaataaaataaaatgggcactTCCATGGGTGACGGGCAACCTCTTCAGTTTGATACAGTCTCTGAATGTGGTACATGGGAGGCATGAATGGCACAGAGGGCTTTTAAACAAATCTGCTCTAGAGAAGCTGATTAGATTAAGTAAGCATTTCAACCTTCTTCATGGCCAAGTCACAAAAGGTGGcactttttttcttctacctttagttttcttttaatgtaataGATACCTCTCTAGTGCTTTTTATGCCACGTAGTGTTGTAAGCACTTGACAGTATCAACTCATTTAACATTCACAACCAGGTAGAAACTCTTCATCCTTGTTTTAGAACAGAGgaagctgggcagcctgggtggctccgcggtttagcaccgccttcagcccagggcctggtcctggaatcctgggatggagtcccacatcaggctccctgcagggaacctgcttctacctctgcctgtgtctctgcctctctctccctctctcccgaattagtaaaatcttaaaaaaataaaaaagaggaagctgaggcacaaaGACGTTAAAGTCATCCAGCTCGTGAGTGTAGTGACAGGCAGCCTGGCCCAAGTCTGCTCCTTAGCACAGATGCACGTGAGGCTGACAGGGTCACCGGCCCAGGCCATACAGCACCTAGTGCTGCAAGGCTGTGAACACAGGCAGCAGGGACTGAGAAGTCTGTGCCGTGTTTTTTACCACAACAGGGCAGAGATTGTTTCAGAAGACCGGGGCTGGGGTCCAGGATTTCTGACAAGCATGACTACCCCTTTTCCCCCAACCCAGTGAAGGATGCCATCCAGGTGGACAAGAGCCCAGGTTCCAGAAAAGGCTAGCCAGGATTTGAATTCTTGTTCTCCTGCTTACTAGCTAtgtaaccttggacaagttaaTTTACTTCCTTAAGGCTCGGtgtctcctctgtaaaatggggataagtgTCTTCTGCAAGAGCTGCTggagaggggtacctgggtggctcagtggttgagcatctgtttggctcaggttatgatcccaggggtcctgggatcgagtcccgcatcgggctccccacagggagctttctgtctgcctaggtctctgcctctaggtctctcatgaaaaaataaaatcttaaaaaaaaaaaaaaaaaactgctggaGAGGAGAATCTGTGTAAAATGCTCAACAACTAAGGTTACTAAACAGTGGTTCTTACTGCCTCCCAGCCCCACTTATGGCTCACAGGCTCACAAAGGATCTGTCCTCATGAAGGACTGTCAGGTCATCAGAATTCAGGATACTATCTTATAAACATTGTAAACCAGGGAACACTTCTATTAAAATTATTCTCCTTTTTGAAGACTGGTTGTATGGTCTTTGGAATATCCTGAAACAAGTAAAGTGAGCACAAGTATTTTCTCCCTACTCTTCTCTGCATTTGTCCTGGCCCCGAGTCCAGAGGGAACGGAAGCTGATCTCAAAGTGAAGCATCAATCCAGGGCCAGCATTGAACGACGATGCCATGGAGGGACCCTCCCACCTTCTGTGCATAGCTTCCTAGGGTGTAGGAACAAATGTGCAGGAGCAAGAGGACGGTGACCAGTTCTCGTATGACCATGGTGCCTCAAGCCTTCAGGCAGCTAGGGTGAACTGGGACAGCAGAGTGGTGCCCTTTCTTGAAAGCCTGAGTTCCAGGGGTAGGTGCCAAAGGGATTATTTGCTTTTGGGCATGTTAACCAACCCAGGCCCATTACAGCCCATACCCTGAGATGCCCAGAGAGGGGCACAGCCAGTCTCAGAACCCAATCAGATGTCTCCCCAAGAGCTTGAGGCAAGTTTCATCGCAgacatttattttagttttgttaatttcaaatattcattgaCCTCTTGTATCAGATTTAAGGCAGAGAAAAGATACACGTCCCTGGTTAACTGAACTGGGGTTTAGATAGTGTAGTCCACCCTGGGTTCCACCAGGGAGACCTCACCCGAGATGACAGGTCCGGTTGCTGGTGCACAGTTGAGCATTGAGAGGCACATCAGTCTTAGTGAAGAGAATAAAAAGCTTGGAAGAGGGCAGGATTCTTGTAGGTGACACTGCAGGCAACCCACCAGCCCTTCCTCCCCAGGGGATTCTAAGACAGGACCCCGACGTTGTGAAGACAGGCTCACACTCCTCTCCGACCAGCCGGGCAAGGTGCTCAGATGTTGGTTAACTCAGATGTGTGCACTGTTGTCCTCAGAATGCTCACCTTCACCTCACCTGTGGCTTGTCTAGAcccagggc
This sequence is a window from Canis aureus isolate CA01 chromosome 10, VMU_Caureus_v.1.0, whole genome shotgun sequence. Protein-coding genes within it:
- the SLC31A2 gene encoding protein SLC31A2 isoform X1, with translation MNTAQGCAAQHGDYGYYYCMRVAERMHFIFSNEVVLLFDFWSVHSPAGMALSVLVVLFLAVLYESIKVGKAKLLYWAVVSMSIPASQLTEETDQDSSGSDSPPVSTTRLRWLFCHFGQSVIHVLQVVIGYFMMLAVMSYNTWIFFGVILGSAVGYYLAYPLLSMV
- the SLC31A2 gene encoding protein SLC31A2 isoform X3, which codes for MHFIFSNEVVLLFDFWSVHSPAGMALSVLVVLFLAVLYESIKVGKAKLLYWAVVSMSIPASQLTEETDQDSSGSDSPPVSTTRLRWLFCHFGQSVIHVLQVVIGYFMMLAVMSYNTWIFFGVILGSAVGYYLAYPLLSMV
- the SLC31A2 gene encoding protein SLC31A2 isoform X2, yielding MNTAQGCAAQHGDYGYYYCMRVAERMHFIFSNEVVLLFDFWSVHSPAGMALSVLVVLFLAVLYESIKVGKAKLLYWAVVSMSIPASQLTEETDQDSSGSDSPPVSTTRLSSRDFLLKPACAVWSSESTAATSVLSQPAQGLDVGILCLNKAAVT